A part of Flexistipes sp. genomic DNA contains:
- a CDS encoding LL-diaminopimelate aminotransferase, whose translation MSKFMQNMIAERLGGNMFGKDTKIYKFEKIKRAKKAAMEKDPSAELIDMGVGEPDDKAPAEIADILKKEVDKKENRFYSDNGIQEFKDVAADYMKKRFNVDIDPVSEVNHSIGSKPGLAMIPFTLINPGDISLMTVPGYPVTGSLTKYLGGDIYTLPLTKENNFLPDLDAIPEDIRKKAKLLYLNYPNNPTGAVAGKDFFEKVVTFAKENNIAVVHDAAYIELTYGEKQPSFLSVEGAKDVGIEIHSLSKSFNMTGWRLAFVCGNETLVKAFATVKDNYDSGQFIPIQKAGAYALQHPELIDKTREKYKRRLSKLSEILSDMGFYVNQPKGTFYLYFEIPKGTKSGKKFNNAEEFCDFMIREKYISSVPWDDAGNFLRFSATFEAESLDEEERIIGEIKKRLSEEDFIF comes from the coding sequence GGCGGCGATGGAAAAAGATCCCTCTGCCGAATTGATCGATATGGGTGTGGGAGAACCTGATGATAAAGCACCTGCTGAAATCGCAGATATCCTAAAAAAAGAAGTGGACAAAAAGGAAAACAGATTTTATTCGGACAACGGTATACAGGAGTTCAAAGATGTAGCGGCAGACTATATGAAAAAACGCTTTAACGTTGATATAGATCCGGTAAGTGAAGTGAACCACAGCATCGGATCAAAACCAGGGCTGGCAATGATACCTTTCACCCTGATAAATCCTGGTGATATATCTTTAATGACGGTACCGGGTTATCCTGTAACAGGCAGCCTTACAAAATACCTCGGAGGTGATATTTATACCCTCCCCCTTACAAAAGAAAACAATTTTCTCCCCGATTTGGATGCAATTCCCGAAGATATAAGAAAAAAAGCCAAACTGCTCTATTTAAACTACCCCAACAATCCCACCGGAGCGGTAGCAGGTAAAGACTTTTTTGAAAAGGTTGTAACGTTTGCCAAAGAAAACAATATAGCTGTTGTCCACGATGCTGCGTATATAGAACTTACCTACGGTGAAAAGCAGCCTTCTTTTCTTTCAGTTGAAGGCGCCAAAGATGTTGGAATAGAAATTCATTCTCTTTCAAAATCATTTAACATGACAGGCTGGAGACTGGCATTTGTTTGCGGCAATGAGACGCTTGTTAAAGCATTTGCCACAGTAAAAGACAATTATGACTCAGGTCAGTTTATTCCCATTCAGAAAGCAGGAGCATACGCTCTGCAGCATCCGGAACTCATAGACAAAACAAGGGAAAAATACAAAAGGCGTCTTTCCAAACTGTCGGAAATACTTTCAGATATGGGTTTTTACGTGAATCAGCCCAAAGGCACATTTTATTTGTACTTTGAGATACCAAAAGGAACAAAAAGCGGCAAGAAATTCAACAATGCTGAAGAATTCTGCGATTTTATGATCAGAGAAAAATATATATCTTCTGTTCCATGGGATGACGCCGGAAATTTCCTGAGATTCAGTGCAACTTTTGAAGCCGAATCCCTTGATGAGGAAGAAAGAATAATCGGAGAAATCAAAAAAAGACTTTCTGAAGAAGATTTTATATTCTAA